The Clostridia bacterium nucleotide sequence GATTGTGTGGGCGTCAGTGCTGGCCTCGGCCTTTATTGACAACATTCCTTATGTGGCCACCATGCTGCCCGTGACGCAAGGCATTGCCGGTTTAATGGGGGTAGACCCGACGATCCTCTACTTCGGCCTGCTGGTGGGGGCCACCCTCGGAGGTAACCTTACGCCCATCGGAGCGTCGGCTAATATCACCGGTATCGGCATCTTAAGATCCCGTGGTTATGAGGTGAGCACGGGGCAATTCATGAAAATCAGCGTGCCTTTCACCCTGGCGGCCGTGACCAGCGGTTATGTACTGGTCTGGTTCATCTGGGCCTAAGGGGCCTGGGGTGGCGCGCGCCTGTTGACGGTCCAGGCGTTTTAGTGCCAAGGGTTTTGCTGCCGCGGTGCGGCAGCATTGTTTCCTGCCTGAAAGACCTGTGGGGTTTTCCCATGGGTCTTTTTTGTTTGGAGGGAGGGGTGGCGCGAATGGCGGGAGTAGCCGGTGCCGACTTCGGGTTTCCTTTTGGGGTTCCGGTTGGTCATGATGGCGCGGGGCAGGAATATGTTGCGGGAGCCTTAGGCCGCAACCGTTTGTTTACCGACAGCGCTTATGGTATAGGCCTCACCAAATTTGCCGATGTGATGCTCGAACCATTGGACATACAGTAATCTACTGCTCCAGCTTCCTGCCGGTCAGCCGGTGGAGTTTTTGATTCAGGACGCTGTTACTCCCCGGTGTAAGGATGCAGGAAACGCCATTTTTCTGATATAATGACTTTATATTCAGCCGGTAGGCGAGGAGAACCTAAACCCGTTCGGCGTAATTCCGAAGGGAACGCCCGGTTGACAGTCACCGAGAGGAAAGGAGAAGAGCATGAACCGGAACATCGTTTACCCAGACTACGACAATTCCTTAGTGAGCCTGACCCATTCCATTCTCAAAAAATGGGGACTGCCGGCGAGCGGTAGTACCCTGAAGCTCCTTGACCCTTACCTGGCGAAGGATTACAAAAACGTGGTGGTGATCATCCTTGACGGCCTGGGCCGGTCCATCCTGGAAGGTAATCTGCCGCAGAAAGGCTTTTTCCACAGCCACCTGGTAGGGACCTTCAGCTCCACCTTCCCGCCCACCACCGTGGCTGCCGTCACCTCCCTGGACAGCGGCCTTACTCCCTGTGAGCACGGCTGGTTGGGGTGGGATTGTTACTTTCCCCAGATAAACAGGAATGTCACGGTATTCCTGAATACGGATACGGAGACCGGGGAGAAGGTGGCGGAGGAAAGTGTCGCCCGGAAGTATTACCGGTACACCAGTGTCATTGACCGGATCAATGAAGCGGGGGGCAGAGCGTATTCTGTGAACCCCTTTGAACCGCCTTACCCGCGCACCTTTGAGGAAAGCTTGGAACTGGTGAAAAAACATTGCCGGGAGACGGGGCGGGCACTGGTTTCCTGTTATTGTCCCGAACCCGATGACACCATGCACCGGACGGGCTGTTACAGTCAAGATACCAAGCGGGTGCTGGCGGCGCTGGAAAAGCAGGTGGCGCAGCTGGCGGCGGAATTGGAGGACACCCTGCTCATTATCACGGCGGACCACGGCCAGGTGGACGGGAAATCCGTATGCATCAAGGATTATCCAAGGATTGCGGAGTGTCTCCTCAGGGTGCCTACCATTGAAGCGCGGGCCTTAAACCTTTTTGTCAAGGAGGATAAGCG carries:
- a CDS encoding alkaline phosphatase family protein, with translation MNRNIVYPDYDNSLVSLTHSILKKWGLPASGSTLKLLDPYLAKDYKNVVVIILDGLGRSILEGNLPQKGFFHSHLVGTFSSTFPPTTVAAVTSLDSGLTPCEHGWLGWDCYFPQINRNVTVFLNTDTETGEKVAEESVARKYYRYTSVIDRINEAGGRAYSVNPFEPPYPRTFEESLELVKKHCRETGRALVSCYCPEPDDTMHRTGCYSQDTKRVLAALEKQVAQLAAELEDTLLIITADHGQVDGKSVCIKDYPRIAECLLRVPTIEARALNLFVKEDKRSLFEEEFNNEFGDQFLLLPKHKVLEMKLFGDGIEHKDFRSMLGDYLAVGVGNLAIFHSKEKAEKFKGVHAGLTADEMLIPLILVEKN